From Trichoderma atroviride chromosome 1, complete sequence, one genomic window encodes:
- a CDS encoding uncharacterized protein (EggNog:ENOG41~TransMembrane:1 (o398-414i)), translating to MRGPPEDDWSSSGSESPPPRPAPAPAPAPHQQQQHQYQQHQQHRAQAPPPTRRQSIANRLLGAVQQVRKDNKEKTKNEPQPAPAKRRAPVAADKASPMSRIRTWLDNCNDQHDYHCCADDEDMDANTFHPVYLVDSAERCLVKAKPRDRYLALSYVWAPLGQRRGGPSEVVQLLRSNVEEFQSAVPEEELPETILDAMYLARKLGLRYLWVDQLCVVQDDDVDKDNHVRHMPYIFANAYLTIAAAHGDLYTGLLPISPRRHAREAREAKPATNNKDHNELLRQSKWNTRGWTLQEHLYSRRVVFFFQEAVTWECHCDLWQKNSASIIPKLRGGNNRQQDCTNRVSEPILGFQHAPWPDLDEYARIAADYSARRVTHVEDTLRAFSGITSMLTRTFSDGFMFGMPLMFLDIALLWRPQASIRRRAPPRAPFFPSWSWMGWWYDGVPVDLILWRAAADYVEDASSTKVGPTSKRFQSLQTFRIKTTVTWHLTDRASTVPVANTGLRYRELRSRKNSGSQLPRGWSKSGSSFKHDSDRGTLFKYPVPVVDPPKDGLHAPTLAEQTFPGPLLSFKTVAGFFDVDLADTMAPKDHSNPHIAIGNIWGKSGKWIGEFRAHDSWLGVQTSNYEGGEKLEFIAISTGMERKGSFIFTPEKFEENKDADGILDFVNVLWIERIGTVAYRRGIGHILLKAWNAQARDQVDIVLG from the coding sequence ATGCGAGGGCCTCCTGAAGACGACTGGTCCTCCTCTGGAAGCGAGTCGCCGCCTCCaaggccagcgccagcgccagctccagcaccgcatcagcagcagcagcatcagtatcagcagcaccagcagcatcgtgcgcaagcgccgccgccaacgagGCGCCAAAGCATCGCCAATCGCCTGCTGGGCGCCGTCCAACAGGTTCGCAAGGACAACAAGGAAAAGACCAAGAATGAGCCGCAGCCAGCGCCGGCCAAGCGGCGCGCGCCCGTGGCCGCCGACAAGGCCTCGCCCATGAGCCGCATCCGCACGTGGCTGGACAACTGCAACGACCAGCACGACTATCACTGCtgcgccgacgacgaggacatGGACGCCAACACCTTCCACCCCGTCTATCTGGTCGACTCGGCCGAGCGCTGCCTGGTCAAGGCGAAGCCGAGGGATCGCTACCTTGCCCTGAGCTACGTCTGGGCGCCGCTGGGCCAACGGCGCGGAGGGCCCAGCGAGGTGGTTCAGCTGCTCAGATCCAACGTCGAAGAATTCCAGTCGGCGGTCCCCGAAGAGGAACTCCCCGAGACTATTCTCGATGCCATGTACCTGGCAAGGAAGCTGGGCCTGCGCTACCTGTGGGTCGATCAGCTGTGCGTCGTCCAGGACGATGATGTCGACAAGGATAACCATGTGCGACACATGCCCTACATCTTTGCAAATGCCTATCTAACCATTGCTGCGGCGCATGGCGACCTGTACACCGGCCTTCTTCCCATCAGCCCGCGGCGACATGCTCGTGAAGCTCGTGAAGCCAAGCCCGCCACCAATAACAAGGACCACAACGAGCTGCTTCGGCAGTCCAAGTGGAATACTCGTGGATGGACGCTACAAGAACACCTCTATTCGCGGCGAGTTGTGTTTTTCTTCCAGGAGGCCGTGACGTGGGAATGCCATTGCGATCTCTGGCAGAAAAACTCCGCAAGCATCATACCCAAACTGCGAGGGGGCAATAACCGACAACAAGACTGCACCAATCGAGTTTCTGAACCCATACTTGGTTTTCAGCATGCTCCATGGCCTGACTTGGACGAGTACGCTCGTATAGCAGCCGATTATAGCGCGAGAAGGGTGACGCACGTTGAAGACACTCTAAGGGCATTTTCAGGCATCACCTCCATGCTGACCCGTACATTTTCGGACGGATTCATGTTCGGAATGCCGCTCATGTTTCTCGATATCGCTCTGCTCTGGAGACCGCAGGCTTCGATACGACGGAGAGCACCGCCGCGAGCTCCCTTTTTCCCATCGTGGTCATGGATGGGATGGTGGTATGATGGTGTACCTGTCGATTTGATATTGTGGAGAGCCGCGGCAGACTATGTTGAAGACGCAAGTTCAACAAAAGTAGGACCAACCTCTAAACGCTTTCAATCCCTGCAGACGTTTAGAATAAAGACTACTGTTACTTGGCACTTGACAGACAGGGCTTCCACGGTTCCCGTGGCCAACACAGGACTGCGATACCGAGAACTCCGTTCTCGCAAGAATTCTGGCTCGCAGCTGCCCCGTGGTTGGTCAAAAAGCGGATCTTCCTTTAAGCATGATAGCGACAGGGGAACACTCTTCAAATATCCTGTGCCGGTCGTGGATCCTCCCAAAGATGGACTGCACGCGCCAACACTCGCAGAGCAAACTTTCCCCGGACCGCTCTTGTCTTTCAAAACGGTCGCCGGGTTTTTCGACGTCGATCTCGCCGATACCATGGCGCCCAAGGATCACTCGAATCCTCACATCGCCATTGGAAACATCTGGGGCAAGTCTGGCAAATGGATTGGCGAGTTTCGAGCTCACGATTCGTGGCTGGGCGTACAGACGTCCAACTACGAAGGAGGCGAGAAGCTCGAattcatcgccatcagcaCCGGAATGGAGCGCAAGGGCTCATTCATTTTTACCCCGGAGAAATTCGAGGAGAATAAAGATGCGGACGGCATACTGGACTTTGTGAATGTGTTGTGGATTGAGAGGATCGGCACTGTTGCGTATCGACGGGGAATCGGCCACATCTTACTCAAGGCCTGGAATGCGCAGGCACGAGATCAAGTGGATATTGTTCTCGGATGA
- a CDS encoding uncharacterized protein (EggNog:ENOG41~BUSCO:EOG092D3H3Y), with the protein MSAAAKKLIVCGGNGFLGSRICKYAVARGWDVTSVSRSGEPRWENVTSTATPPPWAHKVSWERANILEPSTYAPLLKGSDYVVHSMGILLEADYKGVVSGRESPIAGLQKAFASVRDRGVDPIHSQPGESIKPSNPKDQLSYEVMNRDSAIALAKHAAAENTSAFCFISAAAGAPVLPHRYISTKREAEAAITSNFPQMRGIYMRPPFMYDSSRKMTMGIAAAAGAASFFNSLTGNVLKNFMGAAGTKPLQVDTVAEAVVEALADETIKGPVELERIEELASKGWRKTML; encoded by the exons ATGTCAGCCGCGGCCAAGAAGCTTATAGTCTGCGGAGGCAATGGCTTCTTAGGGTCCCGGATCTGCAAATATGCCGTGGCTAGAGGTTGGGACGTTACATCAGTCAG CCGCTCAGGTGAGCCACGATGGGAAAATGTCACATCCACAGCAACCCCTCCGCCATGGGCTCACAAAGTCTCATGGGAGCGAGCCAACATCCTTGAGCCTTCAACTTATGCGCCCTTGCTCAAGGGCTCCGACTACGTTGTTCACAGCATGGGCATCCTGTTAGAAGCAGACTACAAGGGCGTCGTCTCTGGCCGAGAATCTCCCATTGCAGGACTTCAGAAAGCATTTGCTTCAGTTCGAGATCGAGGTGTCGACCCCATCCACAGTCAGCCCGGAGAGAGCATCAAGCCCTCCAATCCCAAGGATCAACTATCGTATGAAGTCATGAATCGGGACAGCGCAATTGCACTTGCTAAACACGCCGCTGCCGAGAACACCAGCGCTTTCTGCTTcatctctgctgcagctggagcGCCGGTCCTCCCTCATCGATACATTTCTACCAAAAGAGAGGCCGAAGCTGCCATAACAAGCAACTTTCCTCAAATGCGCGGCATCTACATGCGGCCGCCGTTCATGTATGATAGTTCACGCAAGATGACCATGGGcatcgctgcagcagctggtgccgcatccttcttcaacagcctgACGGGCAACGTCTTGAAAAATTTCATGGGGGCAGCAGGGACAAAACCTCTTCAAGTTGATACAGTTGCAGAGGCTGTGGTCGAGGCGCTCGCGGATGAGACAATCAAGGGTCCCGTGGAGCTTGAGCGGATCGAAGAGCTCGCGTCCAAGGGGTGGAGGAAGACGATGCTATGA
- a CDS encoding uncharacterized protein (TransMembrane:11 (o44-68i80-102o114-136i143-161o181-203i223-244o286-308i320-337o357-376i388-406o426-446i)), whose protein sequence is MASRLEYRSLADDEDRERASDEDSALLGGEFEDGPQVPFSWIEYGIFCFLGMAMLWAWNMFLAAAPYFASRFAGDAWIEANFQSTILAVSTLTTLAVVLILSNIQSSASYPFRINLALVINSLIFGLLTISTAVFLDASPRQYLSFVLAMVACTSWAAGLMQNGAFAFAAGFGRPEYMQALMVGQGVAGVLPSIAQVVSVLVFPPSKEKEDTSGERQGESSAFFYFLAAVVISIITLGAIVPLVRRHNRMVADRLSERLASSMTSIEEAERATRKVVSLLHLLKKLHWLAFGVALIFTITMFFPVFTVKILSVNEDGGRLIFQPFAFIPVGFLFWNIGDLAGRIATMLPYSLTKRPFLLFVLAVARVGFLPLYLLCNIHGRGAIIPSDFFYLVIVQVLFGMTNGWLCSNMMMASGEWVEENEREATGGFMGLCLVAGLASGSLLSFTASGI, encoded by the exons ATGGCATCAAGGTTGGAATATCGGTCGCTggccgatgacgaggaccGCGAACGAGCTTCAGACGAAGATTCAGCTCTGCTCGGCGGAGAATTCGAGGATGGTCCCCAGGTACCCTTTTCGTGGATCGAATATGgcatcttttgcttcctcgGCATGGCCATGCTCTGGGCCTG GAACATGTTTCTCGCCGCAGCCCCGTACTTTGCCTCCCGCTTCGCCGGCGACGCCTGGATCGAAGCAAACTTCCAGTCCACCATCCTCGCCGTCTCGACCCTGACCACCCTTGCCGTCGTGCTCATCCTCTCCAACATCCAGTCCTCGGCCTCGTACCCCTTCCGAATCAACCTCgccctcgtcatcaacaGCCTCATCTTCGGCCTGCTCACAATCTCCACGGCCGTCTTCCTCGATGCCTCGCCTCGCCAATACCTGAGCTTCGTGCTCGCCATGGTGGCCTGCACGTCCTGGGCCGCCGGGCTGATGCAAAACGGCGCCTTcgcctttgctgctggcttTGGAAGGCCAGAGTACATGCAGGCCCTCATGGTGGGCCAGGGCGTGGCTGGTGTTCTGCCCTCGATCGCGCAAGTCGTCTCTGTGCTGGTTTTCCCTCCcagcaaggaaaaggaagataCATCTGGCGAGAGACAAGGCGAATCGTCTGCATTCTTCTACttcctcgccgccgtcgtcatATCCATAATCACCCTCGGGGCCATCGTCCCCCTCGTCAGGCGCCACAACCGCATGGTGGCAGACCGTCTTTCAGAGCGCCTCGCCTCCTCCATGACCAGCATCGAAGAAGCCGAGCGCGCCACTCGAAAAGTCGtctccctcctccatcttctcaagAAACTCCACTGGCTCGCCTTTGGCGTAGCGCTCATCTTCACTATAACAATGTTCTTCCCCGTCTTTACGGTCAAGATCCTCTCCGTCAACGAGGATGGCGGCcgcctcatcttccaacCCTTCGCCTTCATCCCCGTGGGCTTTCTCTTCTGGAACATTGGCGATCTCGCGGGCCGAATCGCCACCATGCTGCCCTACTCGCTCACAAAAAGGCCGTTTCTGCTCTTCGTGTTGGCTGTGGCGCGAGTCGGCTTCCTCCCGCTCTACCTGCTCTGCAACATACATGGCCGGGGCGCCATCATCCCGAGCGATTTCTTCTATCTTGTCATTGTCCAGGTTCTCTTTGGCATGACCAATGGATGGCTCTGCTCCaacatgatgatggcgtcaGGAGAGTGGGTTGAAGAGAATGAGCGAGAGGCTACCGGTGGATTCATGGGCTTGTGCTTGGTCGCTGGCCTTGCTTCTGGAAGCTTGTTGAGCTTTACAGCATCTGGAATTTAA
- a CDS encoding uncharacterized protein (BUSCO:EOG092D3X0O) — MVSKKPKADAASEEPKVDAAPEEPKAAATPEEPKVDDAPEEPKLDTASKASDRMARFKALQARAKKSSETNFKEASLESQRLSTNPSELTALHRRHAIASHKLLKADTEEAGEDFERKRAWDWTVDESEKWDKRIKKKAVHRDNNAFQDYHHEANKSYKRQLRNINPDLEKYEKQKMAAIEKAAASGGLDIVETEDGELIAVDKDGSFYSTADSTSFTQNKPDKEAIDRLVKDLQRAEDVRLKKRKERMAQNGEDGDVTYINEKNKQFNQKLSRFYNKYTAEIRDSFERGTMI; from the coding sequence ATGGTATCCAAAAAACCCAAGGCCGATGCCGCATCCGAGGAACCCAAAGTCGATGCTGCACCCGAAGAACCCAAAGCCGCTGCTACACCCGAAGAACCAAAGGTCGATGATGCACCCGAAGAACCCAAGCTTGATACGGCATCCAAAGCCAGCGACCGCATGGCTAGATTCAAAGCCCTCCAAGCTCGCGCCAAGAAATCTTCAGAAACAAACTTCAAAGAAGCAAGCCTGGAATCACAACGCCTCTCCACGAATCCTAGCGAGCTCACTGCTCTGCATCGCAGACACGCAATCGCATCCCACAAACTACTAAAGGCGGACACCGAGGAGGCTGGAGAGGATTTTGAGCGCAAACGGGCCTGGGATTGGACCGTGGACGAGAGCGAAAAGTGGGATAAGCGcataaagaagaaggcggtgCACCGCGATAACAACGCCTTCCAAGACTATCACCACGAAGCCAACAAGTCGTACAAAAGGCAGCTTCGCAATATCAATCCTGATCTCGAGAAATacgagaagcagaagatggctgCCATTGAAAAAGCTGCGGCTTCTGGCGGTCTAGACATCGTCGAGACagaagacggcgagcttATCGCTGTGGATAAAGACGGTTCCTTCTACTCAACAGCGGACTCGACATCATTTACTCAAAATAAACCCGACAAGGAGGCTATTGATCGCCTAGTCAAGGATCTTCAACGCGCAGAAGATGTTCgtctcaagaagagaaaggagcgAATGGCACAAAACGGCGAGGACGGAGATGTCACGTACATCAATGAGAAGAATAAGCAGTTCAACCAGAAACTATCGCGTTTCTACAACAAATATACTGCTGAGATCAGGGACAGCTTTGAGCGTGGAACAATgatataa
- a CDS encoding uncharacterized protein (BUSCO:EOG092D145A), protein MAFNFNWSPLTADAEFYSRARDLLTKALNKSPKPPIIVDDILVSEFNLGTVPPDLEILEIGDLAEDRFRGIFKMCYSGDAYLTLKTRVQANPLNTYLSSKPEFTSPQPLAAASGLTIPLSITLSEIKLSAFIILVFSKQKGLTLVFRNDPLESLKVSSTFDSIQFVRDYLQRTIEQQLRNLMMDELPAIIHRLSLQLWCPDQANKGVETPKEETDEEGVNPLSSPPLDPVDANGNVLDPSAISEISLNGGGETQSLFSQKNLLRLAALTDSHRTLSLFTPGIRDVVFRAWSGCADRADPATPSISSPNRVRTNSHAGGTSTTYTFSDTASTLHGSVSSRPSFASVNASTGLGVGSNVRSRTGRKKKNRVVNLRKTKSEAVTPDSQSEAGTNTPNSVNIPLSEPIMDIPEEEELQLHDNPFTSDPFNPQTLMSDIGDNTLTLEELTSALKDLKMLADATANSRKATPEKGSPRETPGAKGQSSPDPLDQDWVMKMASEIARRVYDEKRSQQRGKWDESEEAPPPAYEASPQSPCH, encoded by the exons ATGGCTTTCAACTTCAACTGGTCGCCTTTGACGGCGGACGCTGAGTTCTACTCGCGCGCACGCGACCTGCTCACAAAGGCCCTAAACAAATCGCCCAAGCCGCCCATCATTGTCGATGACATCCTCGTCAGCGAATTCAATCTCGGCACCGTCCCGCCAGACCTCGAAATCCTGGAAATCGGAGACCTGGCGGAAGATCGATTTCGAGGCATTTTCAAAATGTGCTATTCCGGAGACGCCTACTTGACGCTGAAGACGCGGGTTCAG GCCAATCCGCTCAACACCTATCTCTCCTCCAAGCCGGAGTTTACCTCCCCGCAGCCACTGGCCGCAGCTTCGGGTCTCACGATCCCCCTCTCCATCACTCTGTCCGAAATCAAGCTGTCGGCGTTTATCATCCTGGTCTTTTCGAAACAGAAAGGATTGACTCTGGTGTTTCGCAATGATCCACTCGAGTCTCTCAAGGTCTCTTCGACCTTTGATTCGATCCAGTTCGTGCGGGACTACCTGCAACGGACcattgagcagcagctgcgaaACCTAATGATGGACGAGCTGCCAGCCATTATTCATCGACTGTCTCTGCAATTGTGGTGTCCGGATCAGGCCAATAAGGGCGTGGAAACCCCCAAAGAGGAGACGGACGAGGAGGGGGTCAACCCGCTATCAAGCCCACCTTTGGACCCTGtcgatgccaatggcaacGTGCTGGATCCGAGTGCCATCTCAGAAATCTCTCTGAATGGCGGGGGCGAGACGCAGTCTCTATTTTCCCAGAAAAATCTGCTACGCCTCGCTGCGCTGACAGATTCGCACCGGACCTTGTCTCTATTCACACCTGGCATACGAGACGTTGTATTTCGAGCTTGGTCAGGCTGCGCCGACCGTGCTGATCCTGCTACGCCATCTATCTCATCTCCTAACCGAGTCCGGACGAATTCACATGCTGGCGGTACGAGTACCACCTACACATTTTCCGATACGGCAAGCACCCTTCATGGCTCTGTATCGTCACGGCCTTCTTTTGCAAGCGTCAATGCGTCTACCGGCTTAGGTGTCGGCAGCAATGTCCGATCAAGGACGGGccgcaaaaagaagaaccgAGTGGTCAATCTCCGGAAGACCAAATCTGAGGCGGTCACTCCAGACAGTCAGTCCGAAGCCGGGACCAATACACCCAACTCGGTCAATATTCCTCTCTCGGAGCCCATCATGGATATaccagaagaggaggagctACAGCTACATGATAATCCATTTACCAGCGACCCCTTCAACCCCCAGACGCTCATGTCTGATATTGGCGACAACACGCTCACTCTAGAAGAACTCACCTCCGCCCTCAAAGACCTGAAGATGCTGGCCGACGCTACGGCCAACAGCCGTAAGGCGACCCCCGAGAAAGGTAGCCCTCGTGAGACGCCGGGTGCCAAGGGACAGTCATCACCTGATCCCCTGGACCAGGACTGGgtcatgaagatggcgagcgaAATCGCACGCCGTGTCTATGACGAAAAGCGGTCCCAGCAACGGGGCAAATGGGATGAGTCGGAGGAGGCCCCACCTCCGGCATACGAGGCATCGCCGCAGTCGCCGTGCCATTAG
- a CDS encoding uncharacterized protein (BUSCO:EOG092D4KVP), which produces MAPSNQFGKRVKLTQIRRPFVIGSTALPFSDSNPRPPGTPDNHTHSWQVFVRGMEDTDITYWLRRVQFKLHESIPNYVRMVEGEPGKPFVVNETGWGEFDITVKLYYVNDSGEKPQTLYHYLRLHPYGRTEEEKLAMVATNGEVRAWSYEEQLFNEPYEAFYQILTTGAVPKGWKPAAGGKGGKGKGKNRAPPPLPAPDSGDVWERTAMIPSANRPGQPFSRETEAAEVKKLSDAQLKTDQMAKQLLAELKKKEEQLAKLKAENAAAVKPS; this is translated from the exons ATGGCGCCGTCAAACCAATTCGGGAAGCGTGTCAAGTTGACGCAAATCCGACGGCCGTTTGTCATTGGCAGCACGGCGCTTCCTTTCTCAGACTCAAATCCAAGACCACCGGGGACGCCTGATAACCACACGCACTCATGGCAGGTTTTTGTACGGGGCATGGAGGATACGGATATCACGTATTGGTTGCGGCGCGTGCAGTTTAAGTTACACGAGTCTATCCCGAATTACGTTCGAA TGGTGGAAGGAGAGCCTGGCAAGCCATTCGTTGTCAACGAGACGGGATGGGGAGAGTTTGACATCACGGTGAAGCTCTACTACGTTAACGACTCCGGGGAGAAGCCTCAGACCCTGTACCACTATCTGCGCCTTCATCCGTACGGTAGAaccgaagaggaaaagctaGCCATGGTGGCGACGAATGGCGAGGTCCGGGCATGGAGCTACGAAGAGCAATTGTTCAACGAGCCATACGAGGCATTCTACCAGATCTTGACGACTGGCGCCGTGCCCAAGGGATGGAAACCGGCCGCgggaggcaaaggaggcaagggcaagggcaagaaCCGCGCACCGCCTCCACTCCCGGCACCGGACAGCGGCGACGTGTGGGAGCGGACGGCCATGATACCCAGTGCAAATCGACCCGGCCAGCCGTTCAGTCGGGAGACGGAGGCCGCCGAGGTCAAGAAGCTTTCGGACGCGCAGCTCAAGACAGACCAGATGGCTAAGCAGCTTCTGgccgagctgaagaagaaggaagagcagctggccaagctcaaggcagAGAACGCGGCGGCGGTGAAGCCTTCTTAG
- a CDS encoding uncharacterized protein (EggNog:ENOG41), producing the protein MISSRSPWGLRLATSSHRFAAHNQRRSKTFVRRIDKNNEVYYTIRNKRPPKSPDSIPVRDDFFEMPDLLLDLDAEDSRLVRPADEADDLRLERKWDVNPKRLAVQDQLKELQAQISESRRKADDVLSNPANIWRLSPHDILSAALRGTPVVVDDVRSPTMTPRPSSDSKELTSGHDSRLIETLCRENGIPSHALQDDRVLMEWMWLRYKNLQRSMENRSEEPLSPAQLSDALKDQTSIIGIRRLVFHSLPSTEVAKTYFLRQKGTNNGPIVSYEIRNACLRVLAQQPEKGAAHLEILGFIGNLAARLYGHHGPALTGLALRLSAEAGVVGAISEWLRRGFADHTWEQYRASSADVAETLKTLIRQLSSGLYAVDDRQLLFQLLTGIEHDSLSDDSFRSLPLFYLGEQSKVSTDEAYGMYESYIMLLGHLGAVRSLWKEWYASRPIVERFLKPDGSAQRLESLYQASLRSALYVAAPMDAHDFPDMELNECVALDYHSIGAQDNASWFASGEETARPNESNGSASPELPSFNLPLDEWTARIDHIIRQNPLSSQ; encoded by the coding sequence ATGATAAGCTCAAGATCGCCCTGGGGGCTTCGGCTTGCAACCTCGTCTCATCGCTTTGCTGCGCACAACCAGAGACGTTCCAAGACGTTTGTGCGGAGAATCGACAAGAACAACGAGGTCTATTACACCATACGCAACAAGCGGCCACCAAAGTCTCCAGACTCAATTCCTGTACGGGATGACTTCTTTGAGATGCCGGATCTGCTACTGGATCTCGACGCCGAGGACAGCCGACTTGTTCGCCCGGCAGACGAGGCTGATGACCTCCGCCTGGAGAGGAAATGGGACGTTAATCCAAAACGACTTGCGGTTCAGGACCAGTTGAAAGAGCTGCAAGCTCAAATCTCAGAGTCACGGCGCAAGGCTGACGATGTATTGTCGAACCCAGCCAATATCTGGAGGCTCAGCCCGCACGACATTCTGTCAGCTGCTCTTCGCGGCACACCCGTCGTTGTCGATGATGTTCGCTCACCTACGATGACTCCTAGACCGTCTAGTGATTCCAAGGAACTCACCTCGGGGCATGATTCCAGACTGATCGAGACCCTTTGCCGAGAAAACGGAATCCCCTCACATGCACTACAAGACGATCGGGTGCTTATGGAGTGGATGTGGTTACGATATAAAAATCTGCAGCGTTCCATGGAGAACCGAAGCGAAGAGCCATTATCACCCGCTCAACTATCAGATGCTCTGAAAGACCAGACTTCCATCATTGGTATTCGCCGGCTTGTGTTTCATTCTCTACCATCCACTGAGGTAGCCAAGACCTACTTTCTTAGACAAAAGGGGACCAACAATGGGCCGATTGTCTCATATGAGATTCGCAACGCCTGTTTAAGAGTTTTggctcagcagccagagAAAGGGGCTGCGCATCTGGAAATCCTGGGTTTCATCGGAAACCTGGCCGCAAGACTATATGGCCATCATGGGCCTGCGTTGACTGGATTAGCTCTACGACTTTCAGCTGAAGCAGGAGTTGTGGGAGCGATATCCGAATGGCTACGTCGGGGATTTGCCGATCATACGTGGGAGCAATATCGTGCGTCGTCAGCCGATGTAGCAGAGACTCTCAAAACGTTGATTCGGCAGTTGAGCAGTGGCCTATACGCCGTTGATGACCGACAGTTGCTGTTCCAGCTGCTGACTGGGATTGAGCATGATTCCCTCTCGGACGATTCTTTCCGCTCTCTTccccttttttatcttggcgagcagagcaaagtCTCTACAGATGAGGCATATGGCATGTATGAATCATACATCATGCTCCTAGGCCACCTAGGGGCTGTGAGAAGTCTCTGGAAGGAATGGTATGCTTCAAGGCCTATCGTGGAACGCTTCTTGAAACCAGATGGCAGCGCCCAAAGACTTGAATCTTTGTATCAAGCATCGTTACGCAGCGCTCTTTACGTGGCGGCGCCCATGGACGCACATGACTTTCCTGACATGGAGTTGAATGAATGCGTGGCGCTGGATTATCATTCGATAGGCGCACAGGATAATGCTTCATGGTTTGCCAGTGGAGAAGAAACAGCGAGGCCGAACGAATCCAATGGCAGTGCTTCTCCGGAATTGCCGTCTTTCAATCTACCTCTTGACGAGTGGACTGCGCGAATCGACCACATTATTCGCCAGAATCCTTTGTCTTCTCAGTGA
- a CDS encoding uncharacterized protein (EggNog:ENOG41), producing the protein MALLWGTVNILSFQKTMFGSMFHLLTLKAGRSPSNVTGKDTISSQTSPSAYQPTVSTEIEPDGLHTSVPPVSHSPLEPHSCSPAMSTPVGSLIEALNSTLPIYLPQPREAVKDPEQARLLTLYTDHLSGWLALNDPRHHFSASVPQLAMKCPMLLDAIFAFSARYLSRSDPNFNPLLADEYHYSCVHRLIAALKDIACASESALALSTVILRMHEMLGDHNAEGDLQSHLRGSLSLFNHNANKFGPGSLKHTAFWTYVRQEILTALRGCCPTNIDTSDRTYYVVFDGDSDDDWTNNIIWITARVINHYFGTDVSTTASEHHNMLIKLVDDWRRGLPNTFGPLSIIVTDDNSFPAINYPCIWHTVAMQFYHLCKVIFILGKQSTDIDTSREDMLEAVEHTIRICGIVRGLTLYNSCRYPGALVNAADILSYCGRTLRDCNSQQHLLELLHRIKEETTWDVKQSIANLEEIWKGVVD; encoded by the exons ATGGCACTGCTCTGGGGGACAGTGAATATTTTGTCTTTCCAGAAGACCATGTTTGGGTCAATGTTCCATCTTCTG ACCCTGAAAGCCGGCCGAAGTCCTTCCAATGTTACGGGAAAGGACACAATATCAAGTCAAACTAGCCCATCAG CGTATCAGCCAACTGTTTCAACGGAAATCGAACCCGACGGGCTCCATACGTCCGTGCCTCCAGTTTCGCACTCCCCATTAGAACCTCATTCATGTAGCCCAGCTATGAGTACTCCTGTTGGAAGCTTAATCGAAGCTCTCAACTCAACTCTGCCCATATATCTACCACAACCACGAGAGGCTGTGAAGGATCCAGAACAAGCGCGTCTGTTGACTCTCTATACTGATCATCTAAGCGGATGG TTGGCATTAAATGATCCAAGGCATCACTTCTCAGCATCTGTGCCTCAGCTGGCTATGAAATGTCCTATGCTTCTCGACGCAATCTTTGCATTCTCAGCGCGGTATCTGAGCCGCTCTGATCCTAATTTTAATCCACTACTGGCAGATGAATATCATTACAGTTGTGTACACCGACTCATAGCCGCGTTGAAAGATATAGCATGCGCCTCTGAGAGCGCACTGGCGCTATCGACGGTAATTCTACGAATGCACGAGATGCTTGGCGATCACAATGCCGAGGGTGACCTACAAAGTCATTTGCGAGGCTCATTATCTCTTTTCAACCATAATGCAAACAAGTTTGGACCTGGCAGTCTCAAGCACACTGCATTCTGGACATATGTCCGCCAGGAAATCTTGACTGCTCTGCGCGGTTGTTGCCCGACTAATATCGACACCTCAGATAGAACATACTACGTCGTGTTTGATGGAGACTCGGATGATGATTGGACAAATAACATCATCTGGATCACTGCACGAGTTATTAACCACTACTTTGGCACAGACGTATCCACAACAGCTTCTGAGCATCACAACATGTTGATCAAGTTGGTGGATGACTGGCGACGGGGCCTGCCGAATACATTTGGTCCACTTTCCATAATAGTGACTGATGATAATTCATTCCCCGCGATTAATTATCCGTGTATTTGGCATA CTGTGGCAATGCAGTTCTACCATCTCTGCAAAGTAATATTCATTTTAGGTAAACAATCAACAGATATCGATACTTCTCGCGAGGATATG TTGGAAGCTGTTGAACATACCATTCGAATTTGCGGCATCGTCCGTGGATTGACTCTATATAACAGTTGTAGATATCCAGGGGCACTAGTAAATGCTGCTGATATTTTGTCATACT GCGGCCGTACATTAAGGGATTGCAATTCTCAGCAGCATTTACTGGAACTCCTGCATCGGATCAAAGAGGAGACTACATGGGATGTCAAGCAATCTATTGCAAATTTGGAGGAAATATGGAAGGGAGTGGTTGACTGA